One Amycolatopsis sp. NBC_00355 genomic window carries:
- the crcB gene encoding fluoride efflux transporter CrcB, which yields MPLDHSEPIDPDIADDPPPPRDPRRRHRQTVVVVAAGGVLGACARYGATLVWPTAAGGFPWTTFWINVTGCAAMGVLMAVITAMPATHPLVRPFLGTGILGGYTTFSTYAIDAQHLLDGGHALTALLYLVATVAAALAAVWATATLTRRTLRLGSRS from the coding sequence GTGCCCCTGGACCACTCCGAGCCGATCGACCCGGACATCGCCGACGATCCCCCGCCGCCGCGTGATCCGCGACGCCGTCACCGTCAGACCGTCGTCGTGGTCGCGGCCGGCGGAGTGCTCGGGGCCTGCGCCCGCTACGGCGCCACCCTGGTGTGGCCCACCGCCGCCGGCGGGTTCCCGTGGACGACGTTCTGGATCAACGTCACCGGCTGCGCGGCCATGGGCGTGCTGATGGCGGTCATCACCGCGATGCCCGCCACCCACCCGCTGGTGCGGCCCTTCCTCGGCACCGGCATCCTCGGCGGCTACACGACGTTCTCCACCTACGCGATCGACGCCCAGCACCTGCTCGACGGCGGCCACGCCCTGACCGCCCTGCTCTACCTCGTGGCCACGGTCGCCGCCGCCCTCGCCGCGGTCTGGGCGACGGCCACGCTCACCCGCCGCACCCTGCGCCTCGGGAGCCGCTCGTGA
- a CDS encoding error-prone DNA polymerase, which produces MAFNNPNVPWSEVERVASGRAPFPGDGSDSPAWSRKRDGYAGAPDDLRDRRGRDDGGERLRAPYAELHVHSNFSFLDGASHPETLVEEAARLELDALVLTDHDGMYGAVRFNDAARELGVRVGFGAELSLELPAPQGGEPDPAGSHLLVIARRQEGYHRLCRVISRAQLAGGAKGRPVYDVEELVDELAGHVVVLSGCRKGAVRRALARRGPAAARAELTRLAGWFGRNHVAVELIDHRLPHDSAANDVLAALAGDLRLPTIVSNNAHYARPDDAVVAETVAAVRARRSAEELDGWRPPSGQAFLRSGAEQRRRFEHRYPGAVGRAAVLGVEVAFDLQVVAPDLPPFDVPAGSTEMSFLRELTWAGAITRYGRRDENPKAYAQLDHELDIIEKLDFPGYFLVVWDIVRFCKDANILCQGRGSAANSAVCYALGICHADPVKWNLLFERFLAPERDGPPDIDIDIESDRREEAIQYVYGKHGRLHAAQVANVVTYRAPSAIRDAAKALGHSQGQQDAYGKLVDRWGGVTATKQQATGDIPDDVLDLAARLEDFPRHLGIHSGGMVISKQPVSEVVPVEWATMADRSILQWDKDDCASVGLVKFDLLGLGMLSALHYMIDLAAVHHGSTVDIGKLDLADPGVYDMLCEADAVGVFQVESRAQLATLPRLRPRKFYDLVVEVALIRPGPIQGGSVHPYIRRRRGEEQWQHAHPLLAGSLDRTLGVPLFQEQVMQMAVDVASFTGAEADQLRRAMGAKRSSAKMHALMARFFAGCEANGLDRELATRIFEQIHAFSGYGFPEAHSMSFALLVYASAWFKLYYPAAFCAGLLRAQPMGFYSPQSLVADARRHGVLVREPDINASLAHATLEPEPDSTGDVAIRLGLAGVRHLGDDPAEAIVAERVANGPYTSIGDLTRRVQLKKAAVEALATAGAFSCFTADRREALWAAGAAAATRPGHLPGLAPGLDAPALPGMTRFEVTAADLWATSVSPDSHPVQYLREYLEKRGALTVAELMRAKDGTRVWVGGAVTHRQRPATAGGITFFNLEDETGMANVLVSPGLWNRQRLVARTSAALLVRGQAQAAEGVVTLVADRLERLDLSMATGPSRDFR; this is translated from the coding sequence TTGGCGTTCAACAACCCGAACGTGCCGTGGTCCGAGGTCGAGCGGGTCGCGTCCGGGCGCGCCCCTTTCCCGGGGGACGGCAGTGACTCGCCCGCGTGGTCGCGCAAGCGTGACGGCTACGCCGGGGCGCCGGACGACCTGCGCGACCGCCGGGGTCGCGACGACGGCGGCGAGCGGCTGCGGGCGCCGTACGCGGAGCTGCACGTCCACTCCAACTTCAGCTTCCTCGACGGCGCCTCCCACCCCGAGACCCTCGTCGAGGAGGCCGCCCGCCTCGAACTGGACGCGCTGGTGCTGACCGACCACGACGGGATGTACGGCGCGGTCCGGTTCAACGACGCCGCCCGCGAACTCGGCGTCCGGGTCGGCTTCGGGGCCGAGCTGTCGCTCGAACTCCCGGCGCCGCAAGGGGGTGAGCCGGATCCGGCGGGGTCGCACCTGCTCGTGATCGCCCGGCGGCAGGAGGGTTACCACCGGCTCTGCCGGGTGATCTCCCGTGCCCAGCTCGCCGGCGGCGCGAAGGGCCGCCCGGTCTACGACGTCGAGGAGCTGGTCGACGAGCTGGCCGGGCACGTCGTGGTGCTGAGCGGCTGCCGCAAAGGCGCCGTCCGCCGCGCGCTCGCCCGGCGCGGTCCCGCGGCCGCGCGCGCCGAGCTGACCCGGCTCGCCGGCTGGTTCGGGCGGAACCACGTCGCCGTCGAGCTGATCGACCACCGGCTCCCGCACGACTCGGCCGCCAACGACGTCCTCGCCGCGCTGGCCGGAGACCTGCGGCTGCCGACGATCGTGTCGAACAACGCGCACTACGCCCGCCCGGACGACGCCGTCGTGGCCGAGACGGTCGCCGCGGTGCGGGCGCGGCGGTCGGCCGAGGAGCTGGACGGCTGGCGGCCGCCGTCGGGGCAGGCGTTCCTGCGGTCCGGGGCCGAGCAGCGGCGGCGGTTCGAGCACCGCTACCCCGGCGCGGTCGGGCGGGCCGCCGTCCTCGGCGTCGAGGTCGCCTTCGACCTGCAGGTGGTCGCGCCGGACCTGCCGCCGTTCGACGTCCCGGCGGGCAGTACCGAGATGTCCTTCCTGCGCGAGCTGACCTGGGCCGGCGCGATCACCCGCTATGGGCGCCGAGACGAGAATCCGAAGGCCTACGCCCAGCTCGACCACGAGCTCGACATCATCGAGAAGCTCGATTTTCCGGGGTATTTCCTGGTGGTGTGGGACATCGTCCGGTTCTGCAAGGACGCGAACATCCTCTGCCAGGGCCGCGGCTCCGCGGCGAACAGCGCGGTCTGTTACGCGCTGGGCATCTGCCACGCCGACCCGGTCAAGTGGAACCTGCTGTTCGAGCGGTTCCTGGCGCCGGAGCGGGACGGGCCGCCGGACATCGACATCGACATCGAGTCCGACCGGCGTGAGGAAGCCATCCAGTACGTCTACGGCAAACACGGGCGGCTGCACGCCGCGCAGGTCGCGAACGTCGTCACCTACCGGGCGCCGTCGGCGATCCGCGACGCCGCCAAAGCCCTGGGGCACAGCCAAGGGCAGCAGGACGCCTACGGCAAGCTCGTCGACCGCTGGGGCGGCGTCACCGCCACGAAACAGCAGGCCACCGGCGACATCCCCGACGACGTCCTCGACCTGGCGGCGCGGCTCGAGGACTTCCCGCGCCACCTCGGCATCCACTCCGGCGGGATGGTGATCTCGAAGCAGCCGGTGTCCGAAGTGGTCCCGGTCGAGTGGGCGACGATGGCCGACCGCAGCATCCTGCAGTGGGACAAGGACGACTGCGCCAGTGTCGGCCTGGTGAAGTTCGACCTGCTCGGTCTCGGCATGCTCTCGGCGCTGCACTACATGATCGACCTCGCCGCGGTGCACCATGGGTCCACTGTGGACATCGGGAAGCTGGATCTGGCCGACCCGGGCGTCTACGACATGCTCTGCGAAGCCGACGCGGTCGGGGTGTTCCAGGTGGAGTCCCGCGCGCAGCTGGCGACGCTGCCGCGCCTGCGGCCGCGCAAGTTCTACGACCTGGTCGTCGAGGTCGCGCTGATCCGGCCCGGCCCGATCCAGGGCGGTTCGGTGCACCCCTACATCCGCCGCCGGCGCGGTGAGGAGCAGTGGCAGCACGCGCACCCGCTGCTGGCCGGCTCCCTCGACCGGACGCTGGGCGTGCCGTTGTTCCAGGAGCAGGTGATGCAGATGGCCGTCGACGTCGCGTCGTTCACCGGCGCCGAGGCCGATCAGCTGCGCCGGGCCATGGGCGCCAAGCGGTCCAGCGCGAAGATGCACGCGCTGATGGCGCGGTTCTTCGCCGGGTGCGAGGCCAACGGACTGGACCGCGAGCTCGCGACGCGGATCTTCGAGCAGATCCACGCGTTCTCCGGCTACGGCTTCCCCGAAGCGCACTCGATGTCGTTCGCATTGCTGGTCTACGCGTCGGCGTGGTTCAAGCTCTACTACCCGGCCGCGTTCTGCGCGGGACTGCTGCGCGCGCAGCCGATGGGCTTCTACAGCCCGCAGTCCCTGGTCGCCGACGCCCGCCGCCACGGCGTCCTGGTGCGCGAGCCGGACATCAACGCCAGTCTCGCCCACGCCACCCTCGAACCCGAACCGGACAGCACCGGCGACGTGGCGATCCGGCTCGGTCTCGCCGGCGTCCGCCACCTCGGCGACGATCCCGCCGAGGCGATCGTCGCCGAGCGCGTCGCGAACGGGCCGTACACGAGCATCGGCGACCTCACCCGCCGCGTCCAGCTGAAGAAGGCCGCCGTCGAAGCCCTGGCCACGGCCGGCGCGTTCAGCTGTTTCACCGCCGACCGCCGTGAGGCGCTGTGGGCCGCGGGGGCCGCCGCCGCGACCCGGCCCGGGCACCTGCCCGGCCTCGCGCCGGGCCTGGACGCGCCCGCGTTGCCCGGGATGACCCGGTTCGAGGTCACCGCGGCCGACCTGTGGGCCACCAGCGTCTCGCCGGACAGCCACCCCGTGCAGTACCTGCGTGAGTACCTCGAAAAGCGGGGCGCGCTGACGGTCGCCGAGCTGATGCGGGCGAAGGACGGGACGCGCGTGTGGGTCGGGGGAGCGGTGACCCACCGGCAGCGGCCGGCGACGGCGGGCGGGATCACGTTCTTCAACCTCGAAGACGAGACCGGCATGGCCAACGTCCTCGTCTCGCCCGGGCTCTGGAACCGGCAGCGCCTCGTCGCCCGCACGAGCGCGGCGCTGCTGGTCCGCGGGCAGGCGCAGGCGGCCGAAGGCGTCGTCACGCTCGTCGCGGACCGGCTGGAGCGGCTCGACCTCTCGATGGCGACCGGGCCGTCGCGTGACTTCCGGTGA
- a CDS encoding GNAT family N-acetyltransferase produces the protein MSRATVGGPASGTRGEYGELLPVRPATAAPPVVCLRGHYLALFGMVKSHSPRYRLHTTLCETCRKQEAPDPGERRLAEWAHLDVQVQHAPGAAPPDGLVLVAVPPAAGSATGKIELRLDGRATGTASLTSCASCRTATLDYVHVDAGHRRLGYGRTLVSATLFRAPGYTWTAPAPDGPVARAFRARIALPRTGPLCVHRGK, from the coding sequence GTGAGCCGGGCGACCGTCGGCGGGCCGGCGTCCGGGACGCGCGGGGAGTACGGCGAACTGCTCCCCGTGCGCCCGGCGACCGCGGCGCCGCCGGTGGTGTGCCTGCGCGGCCACTACCTCGCGCTTTTCGGGATGGTCAAAAGCCACAGCCCGCGCTACCGGCTGCACACCACGCTCTGCGAAACCTGCCGCAAGCAGGAGGCGCCCGACCCGGGCGAACGCCGGCTCGCCGAGTGGGCGCACCTCGACGTGCAGGTCCAGCACGCGCCGGGCGCCGCACCGCCGGACGGCCTGGTGCTCGTCGCGGTCCCCCCGGCCGCGGGGTCGGCGACGGGGAAGATCGAACTCCGCCTCGACGGGCGGGCCACCGGCACGGCGTCGCTCACGTCCTGTGCGTCCTGTCGCACGGCCACCCTGGACTACGTCCACGTCGACGCGGGGCACCGCCGCCTCGGTTACGGCCGCACGCTCGTCAGCGCGACGCTCTTCCGCGCGCCGGGGTACACGTGGACGGCGCCGGCGCCGGACGGCCCGGTCGCGCGGGCCTTCCGCGCCCGGATCGCGCTGCCGCGCACCGGCCCGCTCTGCGTCCACCGCGGGAAGTGA
- a CDS encoding polysaccharide lyase family 7 protein: protein MRVRAMLTFLAIPALLTGTAISAEAIPSAEVSGIALAPMADPGVAPGGNFDLSTWQLQEPVGSPGSPTTISSSRLQGANGFQDSYFYTDTRDGAMTFWAPEKGVTTPNSNYARSELREMNKSGSAANWSLSGSHKLSATLRVVSVTSNVCVGQVHLGTGGSSTKPLLELYYHANGDIVLGTENSPDGGQTPHTVGHVAIGKTWTYTIGISGGNTIDLTVNGTTTHYGIPSSFKAYKQYFKAGSYNQSSSDSTTKGAKVAFYGLTVSHS from the coding sequence ATGCGTGTGCGCGCTATGCTCACCTTTCTCGCGATCCCGGCATTGCTGACCGGGACCGCGATTTCCGCCGAGGCAATCCCCAGTGCCGAAGTCAGCGGAATCGCGCTGGCCCCCATGGCCGACCCCGGAGTCGCCCCCGGTGGCAACTTCGACCTCTCGACCTGGCAGCTGCAGGAGCCGGTGGGCTCGCCGGGTTCCCCGACGACGATCTCGTCGTCCCGGCTGCAGGGCGCGAACGGATTCCAGGACTCGTACTTCTACACCGACACGCGTGACGGTGCGATGACATTCTGGGCGCCGGAAAAGGGCGTCACAACACCCAATTCCAATTACGCCCGATCCGAGCTGCGCGAGATGAACAAGAGCGGCTCCGCGGCGAACTGGTCGTTGAGCGGGTCGCACAAGCTGAGCGCCACCCTGCGCGTGGTGTCGGTGACCTCCAACGTGTGCGTCGGCCAGGTCCACCTCGGCACCGGCGGCTCGTCGACGAAACCGCTGCTCGAGCTGTACTACCACGCGAACGGCGACATCGTGCTGGGCACGGAGAACTCACCCGACGGGGGCCAGACGCCGCACACGGTCGGCCACGTGGCCATCGGCAAGACGTGGACCTACACGATCGGCATCTCCGGCGGCAACACCATCGACCTGACGGTGAACGGCACCACCACGCACTACGGCATCCCGTCGTCGTTCAAGGCGTACAAGCAGTACTTCAAGGCCGGTTCCTACAACCAGTCCTCTTCGGACAGCACGACGAAGGGCGCTAAGGTCGCGTTCTACGGGCTGACCGTGTCGCACAGCTGA
- a CDS encoding SMI1/KNR4 family protein — MTTGDAGYGDIAKDMAEALRAAAGELWSAATLQLRHTGGSVSCTAWSDVRENLRVDYTSIARRLFERPPAVLEVRLAAGGEYAFTARPDIAAVSPGRLVFDEAFRYPGHPLPGLPRPATPTGAPTDPAVLAEVTRLAGEFAELYAGIKGGPPPWSPGRTEADLAAAEARIGVRLPEDLRALYLLADGDLQETGLLSPYSYDPLDRLVDYYTEGDPGSYGWEDDVEDDGVVFETVPFGRVKRLSRNDSWVTFGGDRAMNYLAVDLDPAERGHAGQVLEYGRDIYGPLRYVSVSLTAMLTEVVETLRAGKYEDPGEQYLFAETSLRDGGERSYSEVISRASELNLPAVVAGLRDPGLIQEVYLNDPADVDLAVFEPLTSLRLLKVNRAAAVTPTIGGLKALESLRISGGRVDLDVLAGHPVLWDLQLAEIDVPLDLTVLTTLPRLTRLDLSGSAVPDLGQVCDLPALRVLKLDGDQVRRLLDTGRPVPRLAALLVTGRTTLPEMAELRKAFGGGDSTETIVEISAVLS; from the coding sequence GTGACGACGGGGGACGCCGGGTACGGCGACATCGCGAAGGACATGGCCGAGGCGCTGCGGGCGGCCGCGGGCGAGTTGTGGTCGGCCGCCACGCTGCAGCTGCGCCACACGGGTGGCTCGGTTTCGTGCACCGCGTGGAGTGACGTGCGGGAGAACCTGCGGGTCGACTACACGTCGATCGCGCGGCGCCTGTTCGAACGGCCGCCGGCGGTGCTGGAGGTCAGGCTGGCCGCCGGCGGCGAGTACGCCTTCACCGCCCGGCCGGACATCGCGGCCGTCTCCCCCGGGCGGCTGGTGTTCGACGAGGCGTTCCGCTACCCCGGGCATCCCTTGCCCGGCCTGCCCCGCCCCGCGACGCCGACCGGGGCACCGACCGATCCGGCCGTGCTCGCCGAGGTCACCCGGCTGGCCGGGGAGTTCGCCGAGCTGTACGCCGGGATCAAGGGCGGTCCCCCGCCGTGGTCACCCGGGCGCACCGAGGCGGACCTGGCCGCCGCCGAGGCCCGGATCGGCGTCCGGCTGCCCGAAGACCTGCGCGCGCTGTACCTGCTGGCGGACGGCGACCTGCAGGAGACCGGGTTGCTGAGCCCGTACTCCTACGACCCCCTCGACCGGCTCGTGGACTACTACACCGAAGGCGATCCCGGGTCGTACGGCTGGGAAGACGACGTGGAGGACGACGGCGTCGTGTTCGAGACGGTGCCGTTCGGCCGGGTGAAACGCCTGTCCCGCAACGACTCGTGGGTCACGTTCGGCGGCGACCGGGCGATGAACTACCTCGCGGTGGACCTCGACCCGGCCGAGCGGGGCCACGCCGGCCAGGTCCTCGAGTACGGCCGGGACATCTACGGCCCGCTGCGGTACGTGTCGGTGTCGCTCACCGCCATGCTCACCGAGGTCGTCGAGACCCTGCGGGCCGGGAAGTACGAGGATCCGGGCGAGCAGTACCTGTTCGCCGAAACCAGCCTCCGCGACGGCGGGGAACGCTCCTACAGCGAGGTCATCTCGCGGGCGTCCGAGCTGAACCTGCCCGCGGTGGTGGCCGGGCTGCGCGACCCCGGGCTGATCCAGGAGGTGTACCTCAACGACCCGGCCGACGTCGACCTGGCGGTGTTCGAACCGTTGACGTCGCTGCGGCTGCTCAAGGTCAACCGCGCGGCCGCGGTGACCCCGACGATCGGCGGCCTCAAGGCGCTGGAGTCGCTGCGGATCAGCGGCGGGCGCGTCGACCTCGACGTCCTCGCCGGGCACCCCGTGCTGTGGGACCTCCAGCTGGCGGAGATCGACGTGCCGCTCGACCTCACGGTGCTGACCACGCTGCCCCGCCTGACCCGGCTGGATCTGTCGGGCTCGGCGGTACCGGACCTGGGGCAGGTCTGCGACCTGCCGGCGTTGCGAGTGCTCAAACTGGACGGCGACCAGGTGCGCCGCCTGCTCGACACGGGCCGTCCAGTGCCCCGGCTGGCCGCGCTGCTCGTCACCGGCCGCACGACACTGCCGGAAATGGCCGAACTGCGCAAAGCCTTCGGTGGCGGCGACTCGACGGAAACCATCGTCGAGATCTCCGCCGTACTGTCCTGA
- a CDS encoding LLM class F420-dependent oxidoreductase, whose protein sequence is MRFAIKTSPQDTVWADMLAVWQAADEIELFESGWTFDHFYPIFSDSTGPCLEGWVTLTALAQATKRLRLGTLVSGIHYRHPALLANMAATLDIVSGGRLEIGIGAGWNEEESGAYGMELGTVKERSDRFEEGCEVLVGLLTQETTTFQGRYYQLREARNEPKGVQKPHPPICIGGSGEKRTLRTAAKYAQHWNFVGGTPEEFAHKREVLHRHCADVGRDPAEITLSSHVRLGPDADYAKVAAEAEALGEVGLDLAIIYLPPPHTPAVLEPLAKALEPLR, encoded by the coding sequence ATGCGATTCGCCATCAAGACCTCGCCCCAGGACACCGTCTGGGCGGACATGCTCGCCGTGTGGCAGGCCGCCGATGAGATCGAGCTGTTCGAGTCCGGCTGGACCTTCGACCACTTCTATCCCATCTTCTCCGATTCGACCGGTCCGTGCCTCGAAGGGTGGGTCACGCTCACCGCGCTCGCCCAGGCGACGAAGCGGCTGCGGCTGGGCACGCTGGTCAGCGGGATCCACTACCGCCACCCGGCGCTGCTCGCGAACATGGCCGCGACGCTCGACATCGTCTCCGGCGGCCGGCTGGAGATCGGCATCGGCGCGGGCTGGAACGAGGAGGAGTCCGGCGCGTACGGCATGGAGCTCGGCACGGTCAAGGAGCGCAGCGACCGGTTCGAAGAGGGCTGCGAGGTGCTCGTCGGGCTGCTGACCCAGGAGACCACGACGTTCCAGGGCCGGTACTACCAGCTGCGCGAGGCGCGCAACGAGCCGAAGGGCGTGCAGAAGCCGCACCCGCCGATCTGCATCGGCGGCAGCGGGGAGAAGCGCACCCTGCGCACCGCCGCGAAGTACGCCCAGCACTGGAACTTCGTCGGCGGGACACCCGAGGAGTTCGCCCACAAGCGTGAGGTGCTGCACCGCCACTGCGCGGACGTCGGCCGCGACCCGGCTGAGATCACCCTCTCCTCACACGTCCGCCTCGGCCCGGACGCCGACTACGCCAAGGTCGCCGCCGAAGCCGAGGCTCTCGGCGAAGTGGGCCTCGACCTGGCGATCATCTACTTGCCGCCGCCGCACACCCCGGCCGTGCTGGAGCCGCTGGCGAAGGCGCTCGAGCCGCTGCGCTGA
- a CDS encoding oxidoreductase, producing MTHTLSRPLVLGDLTVPNRVAMAPMTRGQSPGGVPTEQLAAYYARRAAGGTGLIITEASYIGHPSAGEHNLVSRLYGDAAAAGWSRVVEAVHGAGGVIFPQLQHVGMTRKGAAVPHPDAPAIGPSGVPVSADGSPGEPGRTMTQKDIDDVVRAFAEAAVTAERLGFDGVELHGAHGYLIDQFLWSGTNHRTDAYGGDLRARTRFAAEVVGEIRRAVSPGFPIVVRLSQWKMNDYTARIADTPEEFGVILGALADAGADAFHASTRRYRQPAFDGSDLNLAGWARKLTGRPAITVGSIGLDTEFTSSLTGGSASPTGLGDLLDRLEADEFDMIALGRPLLADPEWAAKIITGREPTPFTPAALGVLY from the coding sequence GTGACGCACACCCTGTCCCGCCCGCTCGTGCTCGGCGACCTCACCGTCCCGAACCGGGTCGCCATGGCGCCGATGACCCGCGGGCAGTCGCCCGGCGGCGTGCCGACCGAGCAGCTCGCCGCCTACTACGCGCGGCGCGCGGCCGGCGGCACCGGGCTGATCATCACCGAAGCGAGCTACATCGGGCACCCGTCGGCCGGCGAGCACAACCTGGTGTCCCGCCTGTACGGCGACGCGGCGGCGGCCGGCTGGTCCCGGGTCGTCGAAGCCGTCCACGGCGCCGGCGGCGTGATCTTCCCGCAGCTCCAGCACGTCGGGATGACCCGCAAGGGGGCCGCGGTGCCGCATCCGGACGCCCCCGCGATCGGCCCGTCCGGCGTGCCCGTGTCCGCGGACGGCAGCCCCGGCGAGCCGGGCCGGACGATGACGCAGAAGGACATCGACGACGTCGTCCGGGCCTTCGCCGAAGCCGCCGTCACCGCCGAACGGCTCGGCTTCGACGGCGTCGAACTGCACGGCGCCCACGGCTACCTCATCGACCAGTTCCTCTGGTCGGGCACGAACCACCGCACCGACGCCTACGGCGGCGACCTGCGCGCCCGGACCCGGTTCGCCGCCGAGGTCGTCGGCGAGATCCGCCGCGCGGTCTCCCCCGGTTTCCCGATCGTCGTGCGGCTGTCGCAGTGGAAGATGAACGACTACACCGCCCGGATCGCCGACACCCCGGAGGAGTTCGGCGTGATCCTGGGCGCGCTGGCCGACGCGGGAGCGGACGCCTTCCACGCGTCGACCCGCCGCTACCGGCAACCGGCCTTCGACGGCTCCGACCTCAACCTCGCGGGCTGGGCCAGGAAGCTGACCGGCAGACCGGCCATCACGGTCGGCTCGATCGGCCTGGACACGGAGTTCACGTCGAGCCTGACCGGCGGCTCGGCTTCCCCGACGGGCCTCGGGGACCTCCTGGACCGCTTGGAGGCCGACGAGTTCGACATGATCGCGCTCGGCCGCCCGTTGCTGGCGGACCCCGAGTGGGCGGCGAAGATCATCACCGGCCGGGAGCCCACACCGTTCACGCCCGCGGCGCTGGGCGTGCTGTATTAG
- a CDS encoding MerR family transcriptional regulator, whose translation MRIGELAAKSGVSVRALRYYEEQGLLVPERSSGGHRHYSDRGADLVWLIQQFYAAGLSSKSILAILPCVETGQPTPEALALLVAERERIDRQLTELTKARDKLDTVIANAETSCDHACRPE comes from the coding sequence GTGCGGATCGGGGAACTGGCGGCGAAGTCCGGGGTGAGCGTCCGGGCCTTGCGGTACTACGAGGAGCAGGGGCTGCTCGTGCCGGAACGCAGCTCCGGCGGCCACCGCCACTACTCGGACCGCGGGGCGGACCTCGTCTGGCTGATCCAGCAGTTCTACGCCGCGGGGCTGTCCAGCAAGTCGATCCTCGCGATCCTGCCGTGCGTCGAGACCGGGCAGCCGACGCCGGAGGCGCTCGCCCTGCTCGTCGCCGAGCGGGAACGCATCGACCGGCAGCTGACCGAGCTGACGAAGGCCCGGGACAAGCTCGACACCGTCATCGCGAACGCCGAGACGTCGTGCGACCACGCCTGCCGCCCGGAATGA
- a CDS encoding alpha/beta hydrolase gives MASALLLSGAAAADASPSPITWGACPDDPDSPEPPDGECGTLRVPLDWNRPHGPSIDLAVARHRATDPAHRIGVLLADAGGPGSSGAEFALATSFFSPEVRARFDTVGFDVRGTGRSAFIRCDDTTAPPGDDPANRAEFDALRQYSRQEVADCRAGNLPVFDHADTAVNAQDMDALRRALGEEKISFQGMSYGTLLGQQYAEKYGEHVRALVLDSSIDHSVDLRHFVGDRATAADELFGQFTAWCDRTEACALHGQDVRATWERAFAGAGTSLRDLVFSDMYGPNWDDAAQLIADAAAGRPPLTARFEYNYLSIRLAVVCQDFDLRIRDFAQYSAVRAEELRRGPIMRGSPLGHAEATACLGVAGPPANPPHRLDLSRAPRVLLLNSRYDPATPYAWARTIHRQAPANTTLLTYEGPGHVVYPRTTCTRSAVDDYLLTLKTPRHDVSCPA, from the coding sequence ATGGCGAGTGCGCTCCTGCTGTCCGGGGCCGCCGCGGCGGACGCGAGCCCGTCGCCGATCACCTGGGGCGCCTGCCCCGACGACCCGGACAGCCCGGAGCCGCCGGACGGCGAGTGCGGCACGCTGCGGGTGCCGCTGGACTGGAACCGGCCGCACGGCCCGTCGATCGACCTGGCGGTGGCCCGGCACCGGGCCACCGATCCGGCGCACCGGATCGGCGTGCTGCTGGCCGACGCCGGCGGTCCCGGCTCATCGGGCGCGGAGTTCGCGCTGGCGACGAGCTTCTTCAGCCCGGAGGTCCGGGCGCGGTTCGACACCGTGGGCTTCGACGTCCGGGGCACCGGCCGCAGCGCGTTCATCCGGTGCGACGACACGACCGCCCCGCCCGGCGACGATCCCGCGAACCGGGCGGAGTTCGACGCCCTGCGCCAGTACAGCCGGCAGGAGGTCGCGGACTGCCGGGCCGGCAACCTGCCGGTCTTCGACCACGCCGACACCGCCGTCAACGCCCAGGACATGGACGCGCTCCGCCGGGCGCTCGGCGAGGAGAAGATCAGCTTCCAGGGCATGTCCTACGGCACGCTGCTCGGCCAGCAGTACGCCGAGAAGTACGGCGAGCACGTGCGCGCGCTGGTACTGGACAGCTCCATCGACCACAGCGTCGACCTCCGGCACTTCGTGGGCGACCGCGCCACCGCCGCGGACGAGCTGTTCGGGCAGTTCACCGCGTGGTGCGACCGGACGGAAGCCTGTGCCCTGCACGGCCAGGACGTCCGGGCGACCTGGGAGCGGGCCTTCGCGGGCGCCGGGACATCGTTGCGCGACCTGGTGTTCTCGGACATGTACGGCCCGAACTGGGACGACGCGGCACAGCTGATCGCCGACGCGGCCGCCGGCCGGCCGCCGCTGACCGCCCGGTTCGAGTACAACTACCTGTCGATCCGGCTGGCCGTGGTCTGCCAGGACTTCGACCTCCGGATCCGGGATTTCGCGCAGTACTCGGCGGTGCGCGCCGAAGAGCTGCGCCGGGGGCCGATCATGCGCGGCAGCCCCCTGGGCCACGCGGAGGCGACCGCGTGCCTCGGCGTCGCCGGCCCGCCCGCGAACCCGCCGCACCGGCTGGACCTCTCGCGGGCACCCCGGGTCCTGCTGCTGAACTCCCGCTACGACCCGGCGACGCCGTACGCCTGGGCGCGCACCATCCACCGCCAGGCGCCGGCGAACACCACCCTGCTGACCTACGAAGGCCCGGGGCACGTCGTCTACCCGCGCACCACCTGCACGCGGTCGGCGGTGGACGACTACCTGCTGACGCTGAAGACGCCGCGGCACGACGTCAGCTGCCCGGCCTGA